One Schistocerca nitens isolate TAMUIC-IGC-003100 chromosome 1, iqSchNite1.1, whole genome shotgun sequence DNA segment encodes these proteins:
- the LOC126236025 gene encoding myosin-6-like has protein sequence MLVDLVKEYLQEREEIVREFRESLKEEFRKTKESLEKGLQERREISREFHKSLKEDLQETIVREIRTSYTKMEYNLKKEIQELKEQWKMDINERENKLQKNIDQVQGDVEKMEGKLTEKIEDDVEETKTELGGKITEVTQMQKQCNDVVEGIGDKQNQLAVNPRNAIAVQREEDDQWVAIEGEAFTCKIKKKKGTTNYDQFEGGFLKKCWSRSHQCAALEDPLRCKPLSNWKGTSEDFAKHLWELNETLEQPLSDNVMVSAIKRRLDQKRQGTVSRSLIKDREALMKILEQLESIRSQEHNRANDRNREGSNDPRIHINHSSDYRGRGGGTEKPNDTPGEVRSRVRATRTRINLLGHG, from the coding sequence atgttggtagacttggtaaaggaatatttacaagaaagggaagaaatagtacgAGAATTCAGAGAATCATTAAAAGAAGAATTCCGAAAAACTAAAGAATCATTAGAAAAGGGTTtacaagaaaggagagaaatatCACGAGAATTccacaaatcattaaaggaagatctACAAGAAACTATAGTACGAGAAATCAGAACATCGTACACAAAGatggaatataatctgaagaaggaaatacaggagctaaaagaacagtggaaaatggatatcaacgagagagagaataagttgcagaaaaatatagaccaggtccagggagacgtggagaagatggaaggaaagttaacagagaagatagaagatgatgttgaagaaactaaaaccgaattgggaggaaagatcactgaggtgacgcagatgcagaaacaatgcaacgatgtggttgaggggataggagataagcaaaaccaattggcagtcaatccgagaaatgctatagccgtgcagcgagaagaagatgaccagtgggttgcaatcgaaggtgaggcctttaCTTGTAAAATCAAGAAgaagaaagggactactaattatgatcagtttgaaggaggATTCTTGAAGAAATGCTGGTCcagaagtcatcagtgtgcagcacttgaggacccactacgctgcaagccacttagtaattggaaaggaacgtcggaagattttgccaaacatttgtgggaattgaacgagactttggaacaacccctgagtgataacgtaatggtatctgcgataaaaagaagattggatcagaaaaggcaaggaactgtatctaggagcctaatcaaagatagggaggccttgatgaagatactggagcagttggagtctattagatcacaggaacacaatcgagctaatgatcgaaacagagaagggagtaatgacccaaggattcatattaatcattcgtctgattaccgaggaagaggcggaggaaccgaaaaaccgaatgacactccaggtgaggtccggtcaagagtgagggctaccaggacccgaataaacctgctaggacatggttag